In Nitrospira sp. MA-1, the genomic window TTCTCCCGAGGCCATTGCCGTTATTTGCGATGGGCAATCGCTGACCTATCGGGAATTGAATTGCGCCGCTAATCGAGTGGCGCATGCTCTCACGCGGGCAGGCGTGGGCGTCGAATCGATTGTCGCGGTACTTGACCGTCGTGGAATTCCCTTCTTGACGATGATACTCGGGGTTCTCAAAGCGGGTGGTGTCTATCTACCTCTCGACCCAACCCATCCGGCTCACCGCTGGAGTCGCCTCATCGAGTTGAGCCGGTCGGCGGTCGTCCTGGTGGCAGAGGCGTTCCGGCCAAGTTTACTTGACGCATCGTTAAAGCTGGCACAATCAGGCGAGATTCCTGTGCTGACGATAGAAGCCATACATGCAGAGAAGGTGTCCGAACATAACCCACTTCGCGAGTCCTCGCCGGACCAACTCGCATACATCATCTATACGTCCGGGTCCACAGGGGTGCCGAAAGGCGCGATGGTGACGCAACGGGGATTGGTCAATCACCTCATGAGCAAAGTCGCGGTCTTGGGCTTAGATGCCGAGGCGGTCGTTGCGCAAACGGCGTCGGCGTGTTTCGATATTTCGGTCTGGCAATTTCTTGCGGCACTGGTGGTCGGTGGCCGTACGCTGATTGTCCTTGATGAAATCGCGCATGACCCGGCAGCACTGTTGGCCTGTCTAAATGAATCGGGTGTGACGGTCGCTGAAACTGTGCCAAGACTCTTGCAAGGCATGATTGATGCTGCAGCCGGTTCCACGGGGTTTTCTTTGCCCAGGCTTCGCTGGATACTTCCGACCGGTGAAGCGCTCCCACCGCAACTTTGTCGCGATTGGTTTGAGCGATACCCGCAGATCCCCCTGATGAACGCCTATGGGCCGGCCGAATGTGCCGATGATGTGGCCATGGCTCCGATCACCGGGCCTCCCGCACGTGAGCAAGTTTGTATGCCCATCGGTTGGCCTATTCAGAATGTCCGGCTCTATGTTGTGGATCGGTGGCTCGGACCGACTCCGATCGGTGTTCCTGGTGAACTCTGTATCGGGGGCAGTGCCGTTGGGCGAGGGTATGTGCAGGATCCGGCGCGAAGCGCTGAAGTGTTTGTCCCTGATCCATTCGAAAGAGAGCGGGGTGCGCGTCTCTATCGAACGGGTGACCGTGTATGCCGACTGGCCGATGGGAGTCTGGAATTTCTCGGTCGGTTCGATCATCAGGTGAAATTGCGGGGTGTGCGTATTGAGTTGGGTGAGATCGAGGCCCGTCTTCTCGAACTCACCGATATTCGGGATGTCGTTGTGGTTTTGCGTGAGGATTGTCCCGGCCAAAAACGGTTGACGGCCTATGTGGTGACGTCCGGGGCAGGCGACAATCAGAGAAAATCCTGGCGCACGGCGTTACGGACACAGTTGCCAGACGCGATGATTCCGGCATGTTTCGTCGTTCTAGAGGCGATTCCTCGCACGTCCAACGGAAAAGTGGATCGACAGTCGTTGCCTGTACCGGAACAGGAATTCATGCGGGAATATGTGGCGCCGGGTACAACAGGAGAGGAAACGCTGGCTGGAATCTGGGCCGATCTTTTGGGAGTCGAGCGAGTCGGAGTAGAGGATAATTTTTTCGAGCTCGGCGGAGATTCCATTCTCAGTTTACAGGTCGTGGCCCGCGCAAGAGAGAAAGGTCTATTACTGACTCCGCGGCAGCTCTTCCAGTATCAAACCATCGCGGAACTGGCAGCTCATGCGTCCTCATCGTTTTCCACAAGGGAAGTGTCTCTCCTGAATTGGAATGCGTCCACCTTTGTCGATGACGATACTGCGGGAGCAGCGCGGCGGGCCTGTCCGGATCTGGAAGATTTCTATCCACTCAGTCCTTTACAGCAGGGACTGTTGTTTCATAGCGCGTATGCACCACGATCCGGTGTCTACATCGAACAGATGCACTGCCGGTTGCGGGGAGAGTTGGATGCACAGGCATTCAGGAAGGCCTGGCAGCGGCTCGTGGCCCGGCACGTGGTGCTTCGGACCAGATTCATGTGGCGGGATGTGTCGTCACCGGTACAGATCGTCATGCCTTCGGCGGATCTTCCCTGGCTGGAACTCGATTGGCAGAGATATTCGGTCAGGGAGCAGGGGGAGCGCCTGCGATTATTTATCCAGGAAGACCGTCTGCAGGATTTCGACTTCGAACAGCCTCCCTTAATGCGCCTGGCTTTGATACGCGTCGCGCCTGAGATATATGAGGTGGTCTGGACCCACCATCATATCCTCATGGACGGTTGGTGTTTGCCGATTCTGCTGAGAGAAGTCTTGACCTCGTATCACGCGTCCCGATCCGGGCAAGAACCGGAGCAGGACCTTCCCGTTCCCTATCGGCATTACGTGGCCTGGCTTCAGCAACAGGATTCAGCCGGCTCGGAAGAATTTTGGCGCGCCACTCTTCAAGGATTTACCGTACCGACACTGTTGGGAGACGAAGGGAAGCCGGAGGAGTCCGATGGAGCGGGAGGGGATGGGGTATTCACCCTGGCGATCTCATCGTCAACAATTGAAGCGATTCGCGCATGCGCCCGACGATGCCAGGTCACAGAACATACCCTGGTGCAGGGAGCCTGGGCGCTGTTGTTGAGTCGATACCGCGGTGAGACGGACATCGTTTTTGGCACGACGGTTTCCGGTCGGGCCGCCGAGATCCCGGGAATCGAATCGATCGTCGGTCTCTTCATCAATACGCTGCCGCTTCGCCTGTCGGTGTCGCCGGATGCCGTCGTCCATCAATGGCTGCGGGAGATTCTCGCGCGAAACAGCGCTCTGCGGGATTATGAACAGAGCCCGTTGGCGCAGGTACAGGGATGGAGCGATGTTCCTCGCGGTCAATCGTTGTTCGAGAGTCTGCTGGTCTTCGACAACCATCCGATGGATGGAACGCTGGAGGAAGGCACGATTGGACTTGCCGTCGAACGGCCGCGATTGCAGGGACAAACGAACTATCCTTTGACGCTGAACGTTGTGCCCGGAAAGATCATGATCGTTGCATTCTGGTATCAGCGGCGGTGGTTCCGTGATGAGGTTATCACCCGTATCGCGGGCCATTTTGACACCCTTTTGGCTGCCATCGCTGAAGCGCCCCAGGCACGTCTCTCGGCGTTGCCGATGATGGAGGCAGCGGAGCGGGCGGTGGTGGTGGGGGAGTGGAACGCGACGGCTCGGGCCTATCCGATGGCCCAGACGGTGCCGGAGTTGATTGCCGGGCAGGCGGTGCGGACCCCGACGGCGATCGCCGTGCGCGACGGCGCCCGGACGCTGACGTATGCCACGCTGCTGGCGCGCGCCAATCAAGTGGCCCAGACCCTTCGGGCGGAAGGCATCGGCCCGGAGTGCCTCGTGGGGATTGCCATGCAGCGTTCGCTCGACCTGGTCGTCGGCTTGCTGGGTATTCTCCAAGCGGGCGCGGCCTATGTGCCGCTCGATCCGACCTATCCCGCCGAGCGGCTCGCCTTCATGCTGGCCGACAGTCAGGTGGCGGGCTTGCTGACGCACGAGGCGCTCGTGGCTTCGTTGGGGTTTGCCGGGTCTACTCTCTGTCTGGATCGGGATTGGCCGAGCATTGAGAGACAGCCGAGCATCGCGCCGGCCGGCCGCTTCCTCGACACCCAACTGGCCTACACCATCTATACCTCCGGCTCCACCGGCCACCCCAAAGGCGCGGGCAACACCCACGGGGGGTTGCGTAACCGTCTGCAGTGGATGCAGGAGGCCTATCCCTTGAGTGCGGCCGACCGGGTGCTGCAGAAAACGCCGATCAGTTTTGACGTCTCCGTGTGGGAATTCTTCTGGCCCCTTCTGGCGGGCGCCGAACTGGTCTTGGCTGCGCCGGAGGAACACAAGGACCCGGCGGCGTTGATCGCTCGGATTGTGGAGACGGGGGTGACCACACTGCATTTCGTGCCGCCGATGCTGCAGGCGTTTCTGGAGAGTCCCGGGGTGGGGCGTTGTACCACGCTCCGGCAGATCATCTGCAGCGGCGAAGCCCTGCCGGCGGCGGTGCCCTCGCAGGTGACGGCGGCCTTGCCGGCCGTGCGGCTGCACAATCTCTACGGCCCGACGGAAGCGGCCATCGACGTGACGGCCTGGAGCTGTCCGCCGAGTCCCGAGGTCACGGCGGTGCCCATTGGGCGCCCGATCGCCAACACGCAAATCTATGTGCTCGATCCGCAGGGCGAGCCGGTCCCGGTCGGCGTCCCGGGTGAACTCTATATTGGCGGGGTGGCGGTGGCGCGGGGCTATCATCGTCGGCCGGCGCTGACGGCCGAACGGTTTGTGCCCGATCCCTTCTGCGGCGTCGCGGGGCAGCGGCTCTATCGCACGGGCGATCTGGTCCGGTTCCGGGCGGATGGTGTCCTCGACTATCTGGGGCGGCTGGATCATCAGGTCAAGATCCGGGGGTTCCGGATCGAATTGGGCGAGATCGAAGAAGTCTTGCGGCAACAGCCGGGGGTGCGGGAGGCCGTCGTGGTAGCGCGGACCGAGGCGTCGGGGTCGAAACGGCTGGTGGCCTATGTAACGACCGACCCGGCGGCGGGCGTCGAAGTGGCGACCCTGCGGCAGGGGCTGGCCGACCGGCTGCCGGAGTATATGGTGCCGGCGGTGATTCTCGCGCTCGCGCAACTGCCGTTGAGCCCCAATGGCAAGGTGGACCGGACGGCGTTGCCGGCACCGGAGGCGGAGAGCCAGCGGACGGGGGCGTACGAGGCGCCGCAGACGGAGACGGAGCAGACCTTAGCGGCTATCTGGGCCCAGGTGCTCGGGCTCGCACGCGTCGGCCGCCACGAGAACTTCTTTGAACTCGGCGGTGATTCGATTAACAGCCTGCAGATCCTATCGCGGGCTCACCGAACAGGAATCCAATTGACCCCGAAGCAGCTCTTCGACAATCCGACGATTGCCTCTGCTGGGGCGGTGGCGGTGGTCGGCAGCGTGGCTTCGGCAGAATCATTGCCGAACGCCGCCGATCCCTCTCGAATTTCGGATGTGGAGCTGACGGAGGACGACATGCAGAACTTATTGGAAGAAATCGAATAGGGGATTTACCTGAATATGATTGATGCAATGAAGATGGATTCGACCAAGCGCAGCACCGCAAAACATATCGAAGCCATTTATCCGCTTTCGCCGATGCAGGAAGGCATGCTGTTTCACACGCTGATGAATCCGGGGACGGGTATTTATCTGATGCAGAACCGGTATTACGTGGAAGGTGACGTGGATGCGGCGGTCTTTCGCCGGGCGTGGGAACAGGTGATCGCACGGCATTCGATCTTACGCACGTCCTTTGCGTGGAAGACCCAGAAACGTCCGTTGCAGGCCGTACACAAGCAGGTGGAAGTCCCTCTTGATGTTATGGATTGGCGTGGGACGGATCGGGTGGAGCAAATTAGCCGCCTGGATGTCCTGTTGCAACGCGAACTGGAAACAGGATTCGACTTTGCCAAAGCACCATTGATGCGATTGCGCCTGATTCGCCTGACCGACCATACCTATCAGTTTGTGCACAGTTTTCATCATATCCTTTTGGATGAATGGTGCATCTCGCCGCTGCTTATGGATTTTCTGGCTCATTATGAAGCCTGTGCACAGGGGCGGGACTGCCAGGCAGATACACCGCGTCCTTACCGGGACTACATTGCGTGGTTACAAACGCGGGATTTGGATGTCGCGCAGACCTTTTGGCGCGACTATCTCCGTGATTTCTCGACGCCAACGCCACTGGCGTACGACCGACCCCCGGAAGGTCTTGCCGATCAAAACGAAGATGCGGCGGATCATTGCGTGCATCTGAGCGCCGATACGACGGTGGCGTTGGTCTCATTGGCTCAACGGCATCGCCTGACGCCGAACACATTCGTGCAAGGCGCATGGGCGATCCTTTTGAGTTACTACAGTGGCGACCCGGACATTCTGTTCGGTGTGACCGTCGCCGGCCGGCCGACAGATCTGCTGGGTGTGGAGTCTGTGCTCGGACTATTCATCAATACGCTTCCGCTACGCGTGCGGGTTTCGCCGGACCGTCATGTTCTTCCATGGCTCAAAGATGTGTTGGCAGAAAATATACGATTGCGGGAGTTTGAATACACGCCGCTCGTCAACATTCAACGCTGTAGTGAGGTCCAACGGGGGGAAGCGCTGTTTCACAGCCTGTTCGTCTTCGAGAATGCGCCGGTCGATCCGGCGCTTTGTGATGGACGTATTATGTTTCGTGCCGAAGAAGAACAGTATCGGGTTCATACCAATTACCCCATGACGGTGATGGGCTGGCCGGGGAAAGAACTGGGACTGAAGCTGTCCTATGATCGTCGAATATTCGACTCGGAAACGGTGCTCAGAATGATCGGCCATTTGAAAAGAGTGCTGGAAGGGATGGTTCACCAGCCTGAGGCACGAATTGGCGAATTGCCGTTGCTCGGACAGGAAGAACGCACACAACTCTTGTCAACCTGGGTTGAGACGACGGCGCAGAATCCAGATGACAGGAGTTTCAGTGTCCGGTTCGAGGAGCAGGTCCGGCGGACGCCCCAGGCCCCCGCGGTTTCCTGCCAGGGGCGGGTCCTGAGTTATCACGAACTGAACCGGCAGGCCAACCGGCTTGCCCATGCGTTGGTATCGGCCGGGGTCGGCCCGGAAACCATCGTCGCTCTGTTGGACGAACGAAGTCCCGCTCTCCTCACGATGATCGTGGGTGTGTTTAAAGCCGGCGGAGCCTATCTTCCCCTGGATCCTCATCATCCTACATCGCGTCTGGTGCATGTTCTTGAACTTAGCCGGGTACCCGTGGTCGTGACGTCAGCGGGTTTGTTGAATCAGTTGACGCAAGCAGTGGCTTCCATGCAGCAGGAGTCTCGTCCCATTCTGATATCCCTGGACATGGTGTTGTCTGAGACAGGCCTCGAGGAGAATCTTTCGGTGCGGGCGCGTCCGGAGCATCTCGCCTATGTCATCTATACGTCAGGCTCGACCGGCGTTCCTAAGGGGGCGATGGTTACGCAATGCGGGATGCTCAACAACATGTCGAGTAAACTCTCTTCATTGTCCATTGTCTCTACCGACGTGATAGCGCAGACGGCTTCGCAATGTTTCGATATTTCAGTCTGGCAGTTCTTGACGGCACTCGTATGTGGAGCGCGTACGCATATCGTGCCGGACGAAATCATCCGCGATCCTGAGAAGCTGTTGCCGCATCTGGAAGAGGCGGAAATCAATATTTTCGAGACGGTTCCCGCATTGCTGCAGGCATTACTGGACACCAGTCGCGCGTCCGGTTCGACAAGGTCTCTGTCCCGACTGCGCTGGGTCTTACCGACGGGAGAAGTTCTTCCGGCGGCACTCTGTCGTCAATGGTTCGTGCAATACCCGCAGATTCCTCTGATGAACGCGTATGGACCGGCCGAATGTGCCGATGATGTGGCGGTGCATCCGATCCTGACTCCTCCCCCTGAAGATCTGCTCCATGTTCCCATCGGTCGGGCGATTTCCAATATCCGGCTCTATATCGTGAATCGTTTCCTTTCTCCGGTTCCCGCGGGTGTGTCGGGAGAGCTGTGTGTCGGAGGCATTGGAGTGGGACGGGGATATTTGCAGGATCCATGGCGAACAGCCGAATCCTTCGTGCCGGATCCCTTCGGTACGGAACAGGGTGGGCGTCTTTATCGCACGGGCGATCTCGCGCGATATCGGAAAGATGGCACGATAGAATATTTGGGACGCCTGGACCATCAAGTCAAAATTCGAGGATTCCGGATTGAGCTCGGTGAAATCGAAACGCATCTGAACCGTCACGGATCTATTCGAGATGCCGTGGTCGTGGTGCGCGAAGATAGACCGGGAGACAGGCGGCTGGTCGCCTATGTCGTTAATCGTGGAACGGAACAGCTCGATCACGCTGCGTTGCGACAGTTTTTGGAGGACCAGCTTCCTGAATACATGGTCCCTGCGTTGTTTGTGCCGCTCGATACGTTGCCGAGGACGGTCAATGGAAAAGTCGATCGCAGGGCCTTGCCGGCCTCTGGTGCGGATGATCATCTCGCACAAGGTTATGTCGCGCCTCGTACGACGACGGAAGAGTTGTTAGCCGACATGTGGGTCGATATTCTTGCCGTAGATCGTGTTGGGGTACACGACCATTTCTTTGAGTTAGGTGGGCATTCTCTGCTTGCGACTCAAATTGTGTCGCGAATCCGTAGCGCCTTTCATATCGAGCTCCCGCTCAGGACTCTGTTCGATTCCCCCACAGTGTCGGAACTGGCTGTGGCTGTGGAGGCGATGCGGGGAAAAGAAGCCGGACCTCAACCACCCTCCATTGTTCCTGTGCCCAGAACTGGCCCTCTTCCGCTTTCATTCGCACAACAGCGGCTCTGGTTTTTGGCGCAGCTGGAATCGGACAGCTGGTTTTACAATCTCTCGTTCGGTATTCGAGTGACCGGTCCGTTGGATGCAGGGGCATTGCAGGCAAGTTTTGACGCCGTGGCTCGTCGTCATGACATGCTGCGCACCATTTTCACGGTGAGCAATGGCCGACCGTCGCAAGTGATTGAAGAGTCTCTGCCGACACCCTTTGCCTGTATTGTCATCGCTCCCCCTTCAGGCATTGAAACGGAGCAAAAGGTGCAGCGGGTAGTCGCCGAAGAGGCCCGGCACGTATTTAAAATGGAAGGCAGCCTACTCTGGCGTGCGCGGTTGTTTCAGTTGAACGAGCAGGATCATGTCTTGATGGTGACGCTGCACCATGCCATCGCGGATGGCTGGTCGCTGAATCTACTGCTGGCCGACATGATTTCCTCGTACGTCGCATTGCGAACCGGCCAGCCGTCTCCACTCCATGCGCCCCGGCTACAGTATGCGGACTATGCGCAGTGGCAGCGCGAATGGCTTGCCGGCGAGGTTCTGGAGCGGCAGCTCGAATATTGGAAACAGACACTGAGCGGGGCTCCTGCGGTCCTCGCCTTGCAAACCGACCATGTTCGTCCGTCCGTTCAAACGTTCCGCGGTGCACGGCATGTCATCACGATCCCAAGCCCCCTGACG contains:
- a CDS encoding amino acid adenylation domain-containing protein, which codes for MEPEHYVFPMSFAQRRLWFLSQLEPESASYNTAIAVRMKGVLDRQAVEDSFNDIVTRHEILRSTFESADGDPVQIIAAQREVHLKVVTIPRSDDRIEPAIAAEAQHPFDLMRGPLIRLCLMERHAEEHVLVVTLHHIVCDGWSAQILAREFAAFYAARIAGMTPSLPPLPIQYADFGEWQRQWMQGAVLERQVVYWKQQLNGDLPVLEIPTDRPRTAIQASSGSRHVFMVPEGVAKELVALSRREGVTLFMTLLGAFQVLLLRYTGIEDVCVGTPVACRTRPETEDLIGFFANTLVLRTDLSGNPPFSRLLARVRDVVIGAQAHQDLPFEELVDVLKPARALSHPPLFQVMFVLQTTLSQAIRLPGLAVEVQEVDVASAKFDLSLDMAETEKGLEGAFEYNTDLFEPSTILRMTDHLVRLLQEIVEGPERRVHELRFMAPSEWRHVVAESRDFECCPSVVDGYADMFEAQVKNSPEAIAVICDGQSLTYRELNCAANRVAHALTRAGVGVESIVAVLDRRGIPFLTMILGVLKAGGVYLPLDPTHPAHRWSRLIELSRSAVVLVAEAFRPSLLDASLKLAQSGEIPVLTIEAIHAEKVSEHNPLRESSPDQLAYIIYTSGSTGVPKGAMVTQRGLVNHLMSKVAVLGLDAEAVVAQTASACFDISVWQFLAALVVGGRTLIVLDEIAHDPAALLACLNESGVTVAETVPRLLQGMIDAAAGSTGFSLPRLRWILPTGEALPPQLCRDWFERYPQIPLMNAYGPAECADDVAMAPITGPPAREQVCMPIGWPIQNVRLYVVDRWLGPTPIGVPGELCIGGSAVGRGYVQDPARSAEVFVPDPFERERGARLYRTGDRVCRLADGSLEFLGRFDHQVKLRGVRIELGEIEARLLELTDIRDVVVVLREDCPGQKRLTAYVVTSGAGDNQRKSWRTALRTQLPDAMIPACFVVLEAIPRTSNGKVDRQSLPVPEQEFMREYVAPGTTGEETLAGIWADLLGVERVGVEDNFFELGGDSILSLQVVARAREKGLLLTPRQLFQYQTIAELAAHASSSFSTREVSLLNWNASTFVDDDTAGAARRACPDLEDFYPLSPLQQGLLFHSAYAPRSGVYIEQMHCRLRGELDAQAFRKAWQRLVARHVVLRTRFMWRDVSSPVQIVMPSADLPWLELDWQRYSVREQGERLRLFIQEDRLQDFDFEQPPLMRLALIRVAPEIYEVVWTHHHILMDGWCLPILLREVLTSYHASRSGQEPEQDLPVPYRHYVAWLQQQDSAGSEEFWRATLQGFTVPTLLGDEGKPEESDGAGGDGVFTLAISSSTIEAIRACARRCQVTEHTLVQGAWALLLSRYRGETDIVFGTTVSGRAAEIPGIESIVGLFINTLPLRLSVSPDAVVHQWLREILARNSALRDYEQSPLAQVQGWSDVPRGQSLFESLLVFDNHPMDGTLEEGTIGLAVERPRLQGQTNYPLTLNVVPGKIMIVAFWYQRRWFRDEVITRIAGHFDTLLAAIAEAPQARLSALPMMEAAERAVVVGEWNATARAYPMAQTVPELIAGQAVRTPTAIAVRDGARTLTYATLLARANQVAQTLRAEGIGPECLVGIAMQRSLDLVVGLLGILQAGAAYVPLDPTYPAERLAFMLADSQVAGLLTHEALVASLGFAGSTLCLDRDWPSIERQPSIAPAGRFLDTQLAYTIYTSGSTGHPKGAGNTHGGLRNRLQWMQEAYPLSAADRVLQKTPISFDVSVWEFFWPLLAGAELVLAAPEEHKDPAALIARIVETGVTTLHFVPPMLQAFLESPGVGRCTTLRQIICSGEALPAAVPSQVTAALPAVRLHNLYGPTEAAIDVTAWSCPPSPEVTAVPIGRPIANTQIYVLDPQGEPVPVGVPGELYIGGVAVARGYHRRPALTAERFVPDPFCGVAGQRLYRTGDLVRFRADGVLDYLGRLDHQVKIRGFRIELGEIEEVLRQQPGVREAVVVARTEASGSKRLVAYVTTDPAAGVEVATLRQGLADRLPEYMVPAVILALAQLPLSPNGKVDRTALPAPEAESQRTGAYEAPQTETEQTLAAIWAQVLGLARVGRHENFFELGGDSINSLQILSRAHRTGIQLTPKQLFDNPTIASAGAVAVVGSVASAESLPNAADPSRISDVELTEDDMQNLLEEIE
- a CDS encoding amino acid adenylation domain-containing protein; this translates as MIDAMKMDSTKRSTAKHIEAIYPLSPMQEGMLFHTLMNPGTGIYLMQNRYYVEGDVDAAVFRRAWEQVIARHSILRTSFAWKTQKRPLQAVHKQVEVPLDVMDWRGTDRVEQISRLDVLLQRELETGFDFAKAPLMRLRLIRLTDHTYQFVHSFHHILLDEWCISPLLMDFLAHYEACAQGRDCQADTPRPYRDYIAWLQTRDLDVAQTFWRDYLRDFSTPTPLAYDRPPEGLADQNEDAADHCVHLSADTTVALVSLAQRHRLTPNTFVQGAWAILLSYYSGDPDILFGVTVAGRPTDLLGVESVLGLFINTLPLRVRVSPDRHVLPWLKDVLAENIRLREFEYTPLVNIQRCSEVQRGEALFHSLFVFENAPVDPALCDGRIMFRAEEEQYRVHTNYPMTVMGWPGKELGLKLSYDRRIFDSETVLRMIGHLKRVLEGMVHQPEARIGELPLLGQEERTQLLSTWVETTAQNPDDRSFSVRFEEQVRRTPQAPAVSCQGRVLSYHELNRQANRLAHALVSAGVGPETIVALLDERSPALLTMIVGVFKAGGAYLPLDPHHPTSRLVHVLELSRVPVVVTSAGLLNQLTQAVASMQQESRPILISLDMVLSETGLEENLSVRARPEHLAYVIYTSGSTGVPKGAMVTQCGMLNNMSSKLSSLSIVSTDVIAQTASQCFDISVWQFLTALVCGARTHIVPDEIIRDPEKLLPHLEEAEINIFETVPALLQALLDTSRASGSTRSLSRLRWVLPTGEVLPAALCRQWFVQYPQIPLMNAYGPAECADDVAVHPILTPPPEDLLHVPIGRAISNIRLYIVNRFLSPVPAGVSGELCVGGIGVGRGYLQDPWRTAESFVPDPFGTEQGGRLYRTGDLARYRKDGTIEYLGRLDHQVKIRGFRIELGEIETHLNRHGSIRDAVVVVREDRPGDRRLVAYVVNRGTEQLDHAALRQFLEDQLPEYMVPALFVPLDTLPRTVNGKVDRRALPASGADDHLAQGYVAPRTTTEELLADMWVDILAVDRVGVHDHFFELGGHSLLATQIVSRIRSAFHIELPLRTLFDSPTVSELAVAVEAMRGKEAGPQPPSIVPVPRTGPLPLSFAQQRLWFLAQLESDSWFYNLSFGIRVTGPLDAGALQASFDAVARRHDMLRTIFTVSNGRPSQVIEESLPTPFACIVIAPPSGIETEQKVQRVVAEEARHVFKMEGSLLWRARLFQLNEQDHVLMVTLHHAIADGWSLNLLLADMISSYVALRTGQPSPLHAPRLQYADYAQWQREWLAGEVLERQLEYWKQTLSGAPAVLALQTDHVRPSVQTFRGARHVITIPSPLTAALHAIGRRQGATLFMTLLAAFQVLLYRYSGETDLSIGTPIANRTSLETEELIGFFVNTLVLRTDLGGNPRYIDLLSRVREVVLGAQSHQDLPFEHVVDALRPTRDLSHPPLFQVMFALQTLSAQTPDPPDLKLEMIEMDPGSAKFDLSLEMTLESNGLTGFFEYNTDLFESSTIRRMAGHFQSILEAIVIQPEQRLSALPMMEAAERAVVVGEWNATARAYPMAQTVPELIAGQAVRTPTAIAVRDGARTLTYATLLARANQVAQTLRAEGIGPECLVGIAMQRSLDLVVGLLGILQAGAAYVPLDPTYPAERLAFMLADSQVAGLLTHEALVASLGFAGSTLCLDRDWPSIERQPSIAPAGRFLDTQLAYTIYTSGSTGHPKGAGNTHGGLRNRLQWMQEAYPLSAADRVLQKTPISFDVSVWEFFWPLLAGAELVLAAPEEHKDPAALIARIVETGVTTLHFVPPMLQAFLESPGVGRCTTLRQIICSGEALPAAVPSQVTAALPAVRLHNLYGPTEAAIDVTAWSCPPSPEVTAVPIGRPIANTQIYVLDPQGEPVPVGVPGELYIGGVAVARGYHRRPALTAERFVPDPFCGVAGQRLYRTGDLVRFRADGVLDYLGRLDHQVKIRGFRIELGEIEEVLRQQPGVREAVVVARTEASGSKRLVAYVTTDPAAGVEVATLRQGLADRLPEYMVPAVILALAQLPLSPNGKVDRTALPAPEAESQRTGAYEAPQTETEQTLAAIWAQVLGLARVGRHENFFELGGDSILALQVIAQGKEEGLVFTPRQLFQHQTIAALSIAEGEEKNLVREIHAEQGIVTGEVPVTPVQQWFFEQNLPNPHHWNQSILVAVQGTLDQAALEFAVDHVLAHHDILRARFSRGTAWSQKIGMPQDGMAIPRVDLSELPEDRQTEALSFKASEYQRSLHLDQGPVFQVVRFDLGDTCPTRLLLIAHHLVIDGVSWRILLEDLQTAYMQQLEGGFIRLPEKTSSFKQWAERLLEFAESDALRLELEYWDHPERRDVPSVPVDYSDGDRTEQTVEAIACSLTAEETESLLRNAPAAYQTQINDLLLTALAQTFAEWTGRDRLLIDLEWHGREDLFPDLDISRTVGWFTSIFPVALALPQGSAGNDLKSIKEQLRRVPSGGVGYGALRYLSSFMGADLLRTQLPAQVCFNYLGQLDQGVVNRRLFALAHESTGVEHDPTNPMRYELTISVEIVAGRLGMTWSYSRARYRRTTIEALGASYRQHLCELITHCLSLDAGGYTPSDFPDVDIEQGALDAILEKVERSHAR